The DNA segment CTGGCCAACCTCGAAACCACGATGGGCAACACCACGAGTCTGCTGGACTCGCTGTTCTCTTCGTCGTCTTCGAGCTGAGGCGGTGTCGCGCATCCCGAGCTATGAACGACAACCTTTGGAATGATGGATACGGGGGCTACCGCTCCGCCAACATGGTGGCCCAGACCGCACAGGCATCGCCTGTGGAGCTGGTGCTGATGCTGGTGGACGGCCTGCTGGAAGAGATGGCGCGCCTGCGCATGCACATCGCCCATGGCCGGTTCGAGGAGAAAGCCCATTCCATCGCCAAATGCGCCGACATCCTGACCGGGCTGGGCAGCGCACTGGAGGTCGAGGCGGGCAACGAGGTGGTGGAAAACCTGTCCCGCCTCTATGACTTCTGTGCCCAGCGCCTGAACCAGGCGGGCTTTGACATGGATGCCGACAAGGTGGGCGAAGTGCAGGACATCGTCCAGACGCTGCGTGCCGGATGGCAGGGGATGGCGGATGCCCGCCTTTGATGCCAAGCGCCTGGAAGCGCTGGCCCAGCAACTGCAGGCCGCGGCGACCGCGCAGGATTGGGTGCGCCTGGGGCAGCTGGACCAGTTGCTGAGCCAATGGCTGGCCGAAGAGCAGGCCACGCCGTCGGCTGACCCTGCCCAGCAGGCGGCATGGCGCCGGGTGGCGTCCGCCCATGGGCAGGCGCGCAGCGCATGCCAGCAGGCATTGCAAGAAGCAGGGGCGCGCTTGCGCGACCTGCACAACCACAACGAGGCGCACAAGGCCTACGCATGGCAGGAGCAGCTTTCATGAATTCAATGCCGGTCAGCACCGCGCTGGCCTCGGCGCCTGCCGGAGCCACACAGGGGCCTGCCGTGGCCCAGGCCACCGAGCCTGCGGCAGCAGGCACTGCCGCACCCCAACAAGCCTTCGCCCCCGGCGCGGCCGACTACGCGCGGGTGCTGGAACAGACAACGCTGCCACAGGGCCTGTGGGCGGAACCGGGTGGGCATGCCAAGGCTTCCACCGTGCAGGCCTTGCTGGCCAAGACCGAGCAGGCCTGGGCCGACGAAACCGACAGCGCGCTGGATGCCAACGCCCTGCCGCTGCTGCCGAGTCTGGCACCGGCCTGGCAGCCGGAGATGCTGAAGCCACGGCATGCACAGGGGGCACCGATGCCCCATCCCGCAGAGGCGGATGCCGCCCTGGCCACGGCGGCCATGGCGGTGCAGATGCCGGCCGTGCCGGCAGAGACGGCTGTGCTGCAGCGCGTGCAAGCCCCGGCGGAGACGGTGGTGGCCACGCCCGCCGCCGTGCATGCCGCGGTGTCGCCTGAAGCCGCGGCGGTGCTGCCGGCGGCACTGCAGCTGGCACCGACCCCGGGTGGACTGTCGCTCGAGCTGCCCGCCAAGGCCGCGGTACCGACCACGGCTGCAGCGGCGCGTACGGAGCAACCAGTGCTGCAGGCACTGGCTCAGCGCATTCAGCTGCAGCAGTCGCAGGGTGTGGAGGTGGCGACGGTGCGCCTGGATCCGCCACAGCTGGGCACCCTGGAAGTCCGCATCCAGCATGATCCGTCCGGGGTGCAGGTGACGCTCCAGGCCTCGCATGCGGAAGTGGGGCGCCAGCTGGCCGGCCTGGCAGAAGGTTTGCGCCATGAACTGCAGGCCCGCACGCAGGGCGAAGTCTCGGTGGTGGTGGCACAGGGCCGACCGTCCAGCCAGACGGCGGGACAAGGCGGGCAGTCGCGCGACAACCCTGCGCCCTGGGCACAGGCTGAGGAAGAAGCAATCGGTCAGGCTCTGCAGGCCTGGCAGTCCGCGGCGCAGGCGGCGGGCTGAGGCACAGAGCGGGAGGGATGATGGCGAAGAAAATCGGAATGCTGTTGGCGTTGGTGGCGATCCTGGGAGTGGGTGTCGCTGCCGGGGGATGGTGGTGGGGGCAGCGTGCGCCGGTGGCGGTGGCTGCGCAGACCTCGCCGCAACTGGATGTGCGCCAGGCCAGCTATGTGTCGCTGGACAAGATCGTGGTCATGCTCAAGACCGACCAGAGCCTGCGCACGGCCAACACCTATATGTCGCTGGATCTGGTGCTGCGCACGGACAAGCTGCACGAGAAGGCCGCGAAGGCCGAGCTGCCCATGCTCAAGGGGGTGGCGGTGCGCACGCTGTCCCAGGTGGCGATGGAGCAGGCCAAGGCCATGAGCATCGACGAATGGACCGAGCTGCTGACGGCGGACCTGGTGGCGGCCTATGCCAGCCACCCGGATCTGCGGCCGTTCGACAAGGTCATGGTGTCGCGGCTGATCATCGAATAAGTCCCGCCCATGCTGCAGCAAGACACCTCCGCTTCGTATGGCGACGCTGCCGCGCTGGTGGCCGGAGGCTGGGCACCAGCCGACGGGCTCTACAGCACGGCAGCCGTGTCGCCGCAGCAGGAACAGGCGGTGCTGACCGCCTACCTGCCCATGGTCAAGCGGGTCGTGCGCCAGCTGGCCTCGCAGGCGGGGGAGGTCATGGACCAGAACGATATGACCCAGGTGGGTCTGATGGGCCTGCTGGAGGCATTGCGTCGCTACGGTGCGGTGGACGAGGCCTTTGCCGGCTATGCCCGCCAGCGGGTGCGCGGGGCCATTCTGGATGAACTGCGGCGCCAGGACTGGCGTCCGCGCACGGTGCGCCAGAGTGCCCACAAGGCACGGGATGCGGTGCGCGCCCTGCGCCGTCAGCTGGGGGCGGAGCCCACGCCGGCACAGATTCAGCAGGCCCTGGGCATGGACGACGAGGCCTACCTGGCATACGAACAGGCCGAGTCTGCGGAGGCCATGGCCAGTCTGGATGAAATGGTCGGTCAGGGCATGGACCTGCCCAGTTCGGCGGCAGACCCCCAGCACGCGGT comes from the Comamonas terrigena NBRC 13299 genome and includes:
- the fliS gene encoding flagellar export chaperone FliS — encoded protein: MNDNLWNDGYGGYRSANMVAQTAQASPVELVLMLVDGLLEEMARLRMHIAHGRFEEKAHSIAKCADILTGLGSALEVEAGNEVVENLSRLYDFCAQRLNQAGFDMDADKVGEVQDIVQTLRAGWQGMADARL
- a CDS encoding flagellar hook-length control protein FliK, whose protein sequence is MNSMPVSTALASAPAGATQGPAVAQATEPAAAGTAAPQQAFAPGAADYARVLEQTTLPQGLWAEPGGHAKASTVQALLAKTEQAWADETDSALDANALPLLPSLAPAWQPEMLKPRHAQGAPMPHPAEADAALATAAMAVQMPAVPAETAVLQRVQAPAETVVATPAAVHAAVSPEAAAVLPAALQLAPTPGGLSLELPAKAAVPTTAAAARTEQPVLQALAQRIQLQQSQGVEVATVRLDPPQLGTLEVRIQHDPSGVQVTLQASHAEVGRQLAGLAEGLRHELQARTQGEVSVVVAQGRPSSQTAGQGGQSRDNPAPWAQAEEEAIGQALQAWQSAAQAAG
- a CDS encoding flagellar basal body-associated FliL family protein; translation: MLLALVAILGVGVAAGGWWWGQRAPVAVAAQTSPQLDVRQASYVSLDKIVVMLKTDQSLRTANTYMSLDLVLRTDKLHEKAAKAELPMLKGVAVRTLSQVAMEQAKAMSIDEWTELLTADLVAAYASHPDLRPFDKVMVSRLIIE
- the fliA gene encoding RNA polymerase sigma factor FliA gives rise to the protein MLQQDTSASYGDAAALVAGGWAPADGLYSTAAVSPQQEQAVLTAYLPMVKRVVRQLASQAGEVMDQNDMTQVGLMGLLEALRRYGAVDEAFAGYARQRVRGAILDELRRQDWRPRTVRQSAHKARDAVRALRRQLGAEPTPAQIQQALGMDDEAYLAYEQAESAEAMASLDEMVGQGMDLPSSAADPQHAVLQRHLLEQMLAQLNEREQRVIQLYYEFDLNLKEIAAVLELSEARVCQINKEALRKMRAALEGA